Proteins from a single region of Nerophis ophidion isolate RoL-2023_Sa linkage group LG10, RoL_Noph_v1.0, whole genome shotgun sequence:
- the si:cabz01101003.1 gene encoding ubiquitin carboxyl-terminal hydrolase CYLD has translation MSGPNGLRRIVPRKVSLISTNQLVQSRSEGAICLQRGTMCEEKPSNNSEFVCIKVLEKAITTTVPKSVLQEVPTNCVGLLEPVEPETRLKLLQDPQKLLDLASLPIGTRLWARTGPGDDYYEAELKYFGPLTQESRAHFFGVQLLGSTANKDIANNLYTNSDGSLIYVPISHIKGKYQNRSANGQQRPRQLRHSVHHRRAVHRSHSHLDVQPPSLGFLSGATEQASAATLSVGQRVNIFQEGTALSGEVRFCGPLPARSSSGTYVGILLDTPTGDWDGHYGGERLCQIPYAAYGKLLPASDVTPESQQPKIHPPQVLKSILNTSAPTTKHASAPTPAPRAALMPPYKKNLKPVPPPPTLPKLVHNFIPSPPPKPAVTVVHTTNGPRSLPSPPMLEDVDEAARDSGETLEVGSMVEVNDPPLYGVIRWIGNINGVPEVVAGIELDQEMAAGTDGSYIGERHFRCPPNKGLFVKLSNCRRDSRFPAPEARVNQVERCNSIAFAEWGSERVEDHTPPLESDKVKELYQGWKRGIQGHLNSCYLDATLFSLFSCCGSADWLLFWPSEEKEDQSSKQAQDLLRCEIVNPLRRYGYVCASKTMALRRLLEAANTNAGFTNQEKDPEEFLNKLFQLLRVEPLLKIRSMTQKQQECHLYQLFPPHTPASSPSSPKKSPILLPSPLFNRMRVASVQALLESSFLHASLKFAEAPSSLLLLMPRFGKDFKMFDAILPTLCLDITDLLDDTLRQCSICQAVAQWECVECYGDEDITPGHLKQYCHTCNTQVHGHKMRGSHSPVELSIPEGAMIGLMNCARQKMVLFAVTCIETSHYVSFVKYGPLPSDWLFFDSMADREGGENGFNVPLVKPCPEVGSYFNLSQEELSRVDPASLQEPARRLLCDSYMCFYHSPELSLYK, from the exons ATGTCAGGACCCAATGGCCTTAGACGGATAGTACCCCGGAAAGTGTCCTTAATTTCGACCAACCAGCTTGTCCAGAGCCGCTCGGAAGGTGCCATCTGCCTGCAGCGGGGGACCATGTGTGAGGAGAAGCCTTCCAACAACTCCGAGTTCGTCTGTATAAAG GTGCTGGAAAAGGCGATTACTACGACAGTGCCGAAAAGTGTTCTGCAGGAGGTACCAACTAACTGTGTTGGACTGTTGGAGCCCGTGGAACCAGAGACTCGCCTAAAACTACTAC AAGATCCTCAGAAACTGCTCGACTTGGCCAGTCTGCCCATCGGCACCCGCCTGTGGGCCCGAACTGGCCCAGGGGACGACTATTATGAGGCTGAGCTCAAATATTTCGGGCCTCTGACTCAAGAGAGCAGAGCTCATTTCTTTGGGGTGCAGCTCTTG GGCTCCACAGCAAACAAAGACATCGCCAATAATCTCTACACCAACTCTGACGGAAGCCTCATCTATGTCCCGATCAGCCACATAAAAGGGAAATACCAAAACCGCAGCGCAAATGGCCAACAAAGGCCGCGTCAGCTCCGCCACAGTGTCCACCATCGCCGTGCCGTGCACAGGAGTCACAGCCACCTTGATGTTCAGCCCCCGTCGCTGGGCTTCCTGTCCGGAGCGACCGAGCAGGCGTCTGCGGCAACACTGAGTGTGGGACAACGGGTGAATATATTCCAGGAGGGCACTGCTTTGAGCGGAGAGGTGCGCTTCTGCGGTCCTTTGCCTGCTCGGTCTTCATCTGGGACTTATGTGGGCATCCTGCTG GACACTCCGACTGGCGACTGGGATGGACATTATGGAGGAGAGAGGTTGTGTCAAATTCCTTATGCCGCGTATGGAAAACTGCTTCCCGCATCGGATGTTACCCCAG AGTCCCAGCAGCCTAAAATCCATCCTCCCCAAGTCCTGAAATCCATTTTGAACACCTCGGCACCCACTACTAAACATGCCTCAGCACCCACGCCCGCCCCACGGGCTGCCCTGATGCCCCCATACAAAAAAAACCTGAAACCTGTTCCTCCGCCGCCAACCCTCCCCAAGTTGGTCCACAATTTCATTCCTTCGCCGCCTCCCAAGCCGGCGGTCACTGTGGTGCATACCACAAATGGCCCACGCAGtcttccctcacctcccatgtTGGAAGACGTCGATGAGGCAGCGAGGGACAGCGGGGAGACCCTGGAGGTGGGCTCCATGGTGGAAGTGAATGACCCGCCCCTTTATGGGGTGATTCGCTGGATTGGAAACATTAATGGGGTTCCTGAGGTGGTGGCAGGCATCGAGCTG GACCAGGAGATGGCGGCAGGAACGGATGGCAGTTACATTGGCGAACGCCACTTCCGCTGCCCGCCTAACAAGGGGCTCTTCGTCAAGCTCTCTAACTGCAGGCGGGACTCCAGATTCCCTGCTCCTGAAGCTCGTGTCAATCAAGTGGAGCGCTGTAACTCCATAG CTTTTGCAGAGTGGGGCAGCGAGCGCGTGGAGGACCATACGCCTCCTTTGGAAAGCGATAAAGTCAAGGAGCTTTATCAGGGCTGGAAGAGAGGCATTCAAGGTCACCTCAACTCCTGCTACCTGGATGCCACACTCTTCAG CCTCTTCTCCTGCTGTGGCTCAGCAGACTGGTTGTTGTTTTGGCCGTCGGAGGAGAAAGAAGATCAGAGCTCCAAGCAAGCACAAGACCTGCTACGCTGCGAAATTGTTAATCCCCTGCGCAG GTACGGCTACGTGTGTGCCAGTAAGACCATGGCCTTGAGGCGGCTGCTGGAGGCAGCCAACACAAACGCAGGCTTCACTAACCAAGAAAAAG ATCCGGAAGAGTTCCTCAACAAGCTCTTCCAGCTCCTCCGAGTCGAGCCGCTCCTCAAGATCAG GTCAATGACTCAAAAGCAGCAGGAGTGTCACCTCTACCAGCTCTTTCCGCCTCACACTCCTGCCTCCTCGCCGTCCTCCCCCAAAAAGTCCCCCATTTTGTTGCCCTCACCACTATTCAACCGCATGAGAGTGGCCAGTGTACAAGCCCTGCTGGAGTCATCATTCCTCCATGCCAGCCTCAAGTTTGCGGAG GCTCCATCCAGCCTCTTACTTCTCATGCCTCGCTTTGGCAAGGACTTTAAGATGTTTGATGCCATCTTGCCCACCCTGTGCCTGGACATCACAGACCTGCTGGATGACA CATTGAGGCAGTGCAGCATCTGTCAGGCGGTCGCCCAgtgggagtgtgtggagtgttaTGGAGACGAAGACATAACGCCAGGACATCTCAAACAGTACTgtcacacctgcaacacacag GTCCATGGTCACAAGATGCGAGGCTCCCACTCCCCAGTTGAGCTTAGCATCCCCGAAGGGGCGATGATCGGCCTGATGAACTGTGCCCGCCAGAAGATGGTTCTCTTCGCTGTGACGTGCATCGAGACCAGCCATTACGTCAGCTTTGTCAAATACGGGCCTTTGCCCTCTGATTGGCTGTTTTTTGACAGCATGGCTGACCGCGAAG